The DNA sequence CGATCCCGACGGCGCGGCGGGCCGCGACGTCCCGCGCGCCGCCGCGGCCTCCGACCTCACCGGCGTGCGCTGGCTGCCCGCCGACGGCGCTGCGCAGGGCCGCGCGTTCGCCGAGTTCGCCCCGGACGGCACCTGGGCCGGCTCGGACGGCTGCAACGGGCAGAGCGGCGAGTGGACCCTCGGCGGCGACGGCGCCCTGCGCGCGACGGCGGGCCCCAGCACCCTGATCGGCTGCGAGAACGTGCCGGTCGCGCGCTGGGTCTCCGGGGCCGTCCGCGTCGAGACCGACGGTGCCGCCCTGCTCCTGCATCCCGCGGCGGGCGAGCCCGTCCGCCTGGTCCCCGCGCCCCGCTGACGCCCCGCCCCGCCCCCACCTCGCCGACACGGCACCCCGGCCGACGCCGAGTCGCACGTTTCCGCCCCGTGCAGGGCGGAAACGTGCAGCTCGACGCCGGCCGCGACCGTCGAACGCCGCGGGACCGGGACGGGGTCAGCGGGGGAGCGGCAGCCAGTCCAGGACGTCGCGGATCCGGGCCTCCCAGTAGCCCCACTCGTGCTCGCCGGGGCCGAACGAGGAGGTCACGGCCACCCCGGCGGCCCTGGCCCGCTCCGCGAACCGCACCGACTGCGGGTGCAGCGGGTCCTCGGTCCC is a window from the Pseudonocardia sp. HH130629-09 genome containing:
- a CDS encoding META domain-containing protein, whose amino-acid sequence is MTNRTTALAALAAAALVLSGCGAADDPGGDPDGAAGRDVPRAAAASDLTGVRWLPADGAAQGRAFAEFAPDGTWAGSDGCNGQSGEWTLGGDGALRATAGPSTLIGCENVPVARWVSGAVRVETDGAALLLHPAAGEPVRLVPAPR